Within the Tursiops truncatus isolate mTurTru1 chromosome 19, mTurTru1.mat.Y, whole genome shotgun sequence genome, the region TGCCCTTCGACCCCAAGAAAGTGGACAAGGCCGCCCACGTGGAGAAGCAGCTTTCGTCCTACAAGGCACCCTGCCGGGGCTGCAGCAAGAAGGTACCGCAGCCTGCCTGGCCCGGGGGGCTCCGATGGGCTCGCAGGGGAGCTGGGCAGGGGCCACGTCCCTTCCCTGTTGGGCAGCCCGCCGCTCCACTCGCTTCCTGCGGGCTCTGCGTGTGGCCTGGGCTCCGGGCTGTGGCTGGCGCAGGGACACAGGCTGAGCTGAGCCCACCCTGTCCCGGCACCCGCTGCCCGCTCAGGCGGGCACACCACTTTGTGGGGGACCCAGCCCGGGAACGGAGTTTGAACTTAGGCTTTCAGATTTTGCCATCGCTCGGGTTAACGAGTTCTTCTGAGCTATCACAGTAGGCAGCAGCCCTGTTGCTTTGTCCTCGAGGTCGAAGGTCAGACTGTCCAGGGGCCACCGTGAGCCCGCTGTGAGGGGCTGCCGCGGCCTCCTGCAGGCGcacgtgcccctccctcccggcATGAGAGCGGAGCAGGCTGTCGGCCCTTGTGTGAGGCGGCCCCCACCCTTGGCCTCGTGCGGGCCCGGGTGCAGGCTTGCTCAATGTCCCAGCCCTGGGCAGAGCCGGGGGCGGGCCGGCGTCAGGAGGGCCCCTCGAGGCGGAGCTGCCCCGCCTGCTCCCTCTCGGCCTCCGCAGTTCTGGGAACTAGGTTCCTGTGTGCACCACCGCCACCGGGAGGGCTGCCGGGCGTCCTCCCCGGGTCGTTCCGCCTGCTCTCTGCGCCggcacccctcccctgccctgtgcTGAGCCGCTTCCCACCTTCGGCCAGGACGGCCACTCGGGCAGCCGAGAAGGTTGTATCTTGTTCCGTTTCCTACCTCTTGGTAAAGAATTTGCTGGACGTTCGACTGTCCAGAATTTTGCCTGCTGGCTCCCGTTACAAAGGgtattttttcccaaatagacaccctccctgtcccctcgTGGGCCTCCCTCGCCTGCAGCTCCCCAGGGACCAGAGGCCTACTGCCCCCCGCATGGCCCCATCGTGAAGCCGTGAGCGCCTGCTTCTGGGTGCGGATCTGCAGCCTTCGGGGTCCTGAGTCTGTGTCTCCCTCACTCGGCCTCTGGGCCCCACTTGCGCAGCGCTGCCGGGCCGCGGCATCGGGAGCCAGAGGCCCAGCCCTGCtgcccggcccctcccctcctctcctccccaggtgACACTGGCCAAGATGAGAGTGCACGTTGCCTCCTGCGTGAaggtccaggagcagatggccaACTGTCCCAAGTTCGTCCCTGTGGTGCCCACGTCCCAGCCCATCCCCAGGTAGGCCGCCTCGCCGGGGCCCCCTCTGTGGGGCAGCTCCGGGCCTACCTCGCGGGGTGGACAGTGGGGCCCCACCCtgaggaggtgggagggctgcCGGCGGAGGGCCTCGCCCCCTGCGGGTAGGGGACCCCAGGAGGGCCCAAGCCAGGCCCCCACGGCTCACCTCCCAGCAGGGATGCACGGTCCCCAGACAGGCTGGGGCTGGACAGACACCTCCTCTCAGGGTGGGCAGCCATGTCGGGGAAGCAGGCGGCCCGGGGTTAGGTGGCGGGAGGTCGCGGTGGGATGTGCAGACGGGGGCAGAGCCCCGCGGCAGCTACGGcccacagggcaggggagggcgAGCCGGCTGGGCTGTAGGAAGGTGGGCAGTGccactcacccccacccccgccccagtgCCGTCCCCAACAGGTCCACCTTCGCCTGCCCTTACTGTGGTGCCCGCAACCTGGATCAGCAGGAGTTGGTGAAGCACTGCGTGGACAGCCACCGCAGCGACCCCAGCCGCGTGGTGAGCACGCACGCCCGCACGCACGCCCGCACGCACGcacgcccgcccgcccgcccgggcCCTGTAGGCTCACCGGCCTGCTCTGTCCCAGGTGTGTCCCATCTGCTCAGCCATGCCCTGGGGCGACCCGAGCTACAAGAGCGCCAACTTCCTGCAGCACCTGCTCCACCGGCACAAGTTCTCCTACGACACCTTCGTGGTgggtgccctcccctcccctcccctcccccggtgCCAGTGCTGGGTCGGTCCACGTGGCCACTAGAGGCCCGGGGGCTCTGGGGCTGTGCAGACCAGGCCCACAGCGGCCCCCTGTCCTGCGGGTCCCTCACCGCTGGGCCGGCGAGCTCTCCTCACGCAGGGCCTCCTCTTGGGGAGGCGCCGTCGCAGGGCCACCATCTCCCCAGCTCTGCACCAGGGCCTCGGCACACAGACTCCTCCACGGGGGTCtggctcttcctctccctctcccacctgcgGTTCCCACCTGCAGACCCTCCTGCAGGCCCTTCCCTCCCGTGCACCCCCAGCCCTGCTATTCTCGTCCCccgccagcctccagcctccaggcgCCAGACCCTGTGGAGTCGACCCCTCCGCTCCCTCCGCCTGTGCCTGGTCCCGATGGGTGGATGCCACGGGGATCCCTGGCTTCTCTGCTCATCTCAAGCCCCGTTCTTGAGTCTGAGGAGAAAGGACAGCTCCGATTCCGGGTGTCCAGCCCACACAGTCCGCCCAGCCCTCAGTCACTGGGCGCGGTGGCCTCCGGGCAGCCAGACCATCCCCGCAGCGCAGTTGCCGCACAGCGCCTAGGACCCCGTGACCGTGCGGGGCCgaaggggggcggggaggctggACGCGGCAGAGCCGGTCCATTTGAGGTGACAGGACCAGGGCCAGGGGGGTCGCTCTGGGAGGCCCTGGCGTCCCTGGCCCAGCTCCACTCCCTGTCTTCCAGGACTACAGCATCGACGAGGAGGCCGCCTTCCAGGCCGCCCTGGCCCTGTCTCTCTCCGAGAACTGAAGGCGTGGCCACTGGCCCAGGCCTCCCGCCTCAAGGGACACGCCCCGCCAGCTCCTGCGGCCCAGGCCTGCCTGGGAAGGCGCCTTGAGGGCCAGGTGGAGCCTCACTGCTGCAAGAGGAGAGGCCACGTCCCTGTCGCGCTGAGCAGGTGGCCTCGGGGGGCCGGCCACTGGGATGGAGTGTGCCCACTGTGTCTCAAAGCCATGATGTCCTCCCTGCAGAGAGGACCCTTCAGGCCCTGCCGCGTCCACAGGCCCCCGCACTGAGCAGGGAAGCGCGGAGGGGGCCCCGGCCCAGCACCCGGCAACGCTTCCCCGTCGCGTGCTCGGTACTGGCTTTTATGATTCCTAGAGGTTCCACACTTTTCTATATTATCCGGTGTGATGACCTTTTCACATTTTCTAGAGCACAGACAGAGCAGTTGCCCTTCATATTGCAATATCCGTGTCTGACTAGGAATAATAGTATTTTTATGGAACATTt harbors:
- the RNF166 gene encoding E3 ubiquitin-protein ligase RNF166 isoform X2 gives rise to the protein MAMFRSLVASAQQRQPPGGPAGGDSGLEAQYSCPICLEVYHRPVAIGSCGHTTLAQKLLLMEGRAALRPTSALQVLRGVPPAVSAGAIPPVPTVPPALRPQESGQGRPRGEAAFVLQGTLPGLQQEGDTGQDESARCLLREGPGADGQLSQVRPCGAHVPAHPQCRPQQVHLRLPLLWCPQPGSAGVGEALRGQPPQRPQPRGVSHLLSHALGRPELQERQLPAAPAPPAQVLLRHLRGLQHRRGGRLPGRPGPVSLRELKAWPLAQASRLKGHAPPAPAAQACLGRRLEGQVEPHCCKRRGHVPVALSRWPRGAGHWDGVCPLCLKAMMSSLQRGPFRPCRVHRPPH
- the RNF166 gene encoding E3 ubiquitin-protein ligase RNF166 isoform X3; the encoded protein is MAMFRSLVASAQQRQPPGGPAGGDSGLEAQYSCPICLEVYHRPVAIGSCGHTFCGECLQPCLQVPSPLCPLCRLPFDPKKVDKAAHVEKQLSSYKAPCRGCSKKVTLAKMRVHVASCVKVQEQMANCPKFVPVVPTSQPIPSAVPNRSTFACPYCGARNLDQQELVKHCVDSHRSDPSRVVCPICSAMPWGDPSYKSANFLQHLLHRHKFSYDTFVPPASRRQTLWSRPLRSLRLCLVPMGGCHGDPWLLCSSQAPFLSLRRKDSSDSGCPAHTVRPALSHWARWPPGSQTIPAAQLPHSA
- the RNF166 gene encoding E3 ubiquitin-protein ligase RNF166 isoform X1, with translation MAMFRSLVASAQQRQPPGGPAGGDSGLEAQYSCPICLEVYHRPVAIGSCGHTTLAQKLLLMEGRAALRPTSALQVLRGVPPAVSAGAIPPVPTVPPALRPQESGQGRPRGEAAFVLQGTLPGLQQEGDTGQDESARCLLREGPGADGQLSQVRPCGAHVPAHPQCRPQQVHLRLPLLWCPQPGSAGVGEALRGQPPQRPQPRGVSHLLSHALGRPELQERQLPAAPAPPAQVLLRHLRASSLQAPDPVESTPPLPPPVPGPDGWMPRGSLASLLISSPVLESEEKGQLRFRVSSPHSPPSPQSLGAVASGQPDHPRSAVAAQRLGPRDRAGPKGGGEAGRGRAGPFEVTGPGPGGSLWEALASLAQLHSLSSRTTASTRRPPSRPPWPCLSPRTEGVATGPGLPPQGTRPASSCGPGLPGKAP
- the RNF166 gene encoding E3 ubiquitin-protein ligase RNF166 isoform X4 produces the protein MAMFRSLVASAQQRQPPGGPAGGDSGLEAQYSCPICLEVYHRPVAIGSCGHTFCGECLQPCLQVPSPLCPLCRLPFDPKKVDKAAHVEKQLSSYKAPCRGCSKKVTLAKMRVHVASCVKVQEQMANCPKFVPVVPTSQPIPSAVPNRSTFACPYCGARNLDQQELVKHCVDSHRSDPSRVVCPICSAMPWGDPSYKSANFLQHLLHRHKFSYDTFVDYSIDEEAAFQAALALSLSEN